A stretch of Elephas maximus indicus isolate mEleMax1 chromosome 20, mEleMax1 primary haplotype, whole genome shotgun sequence DNA encodes these proteins:
- the LOC126063728 gene encoding olfactory receptor 10AG1-like has protein sequence MNHQGKPPEENLTEMMEFVLLGFADMPHLQWFLFGLFFIIYIIILMSNGTIFLITKMDPALQSPMYLFLANFSFLEICYVSATLPRMLMNLRTQRRRISLVACATQTCFFLMFGGTECLLLAVMAYDRYVAICNPLNYPLVMNHRVCIQLVTGSWTIGIPVMVGYTYQIFSLPFCGSNQINHFFCDIPPILKLACGDIFVNEMLVYIVAVLFGMVPFLLILGSYSTIISVILKLPSATSRAKAFSTCSSHLTVVVLFFGSVIITYLTSNIRLSEGTDKVLSLLYTILTPMFNPVIYSLRNKDVIKALRKLLCK, from the coding sequence ATGAATCATCAAGGAAAACCACCAGAAGAAAATCTAACTGAAATGATGGAATTCGTTCTCTTGGGCTTTGCTGATATGCCCCATCTCCAGTGgtttctttttggattattttttatCATCTATATCATTATCCTGATGAGCAATGGAACCATATTTCTAATAACAAAAATGGATCCTGCTCTCCAGAGCCCTATGTATCTTTTCttggcaaatttttccttcttggaaatctGCTATGTATCAGCTACTCTCCCCAGAATGCTAATGAATCTAAGAACCCAGAGAAGAAGAATTTCCTTAGTTGCCTGTGCTACACAGACGTGCTTTTTCCTTATGTTTGGAGGTACAGAGTGTTTGCTCctggcagtgatggcctatgaccgttatgtggccatttgtaaccctctgAATTATCCTCTAGTCATGAACCACAGAGTTTGTATCCAGTTGGTGACTGGGTCCTGGACCATTGGAATCCCAGTTATGGTAGGGTACACATATCAGATTTTCTCCCTGCCTTTTTGTGGATCAAACCAAATTAACCATTTCTTCTGTGACATTCCCCCAATACTCAAGCTGGCTTGTGGGGACATCTTTGTAAATGAGATGTTGGTCTACATAGTTGCTGTGTTATTTGGCATGGTTCCATTTCTGTTGATACTTGGCTCTTACAGTACAATCATATCAGTCATCCTGAAGTTACCATCAGCCACAAGTCGagccaaagccttctccacctgctcctCTCATCTTACGGTTGTTGTGTTATTCTTTGGGTCAGTCATTATTACATACTTAACTTCCAACATCAGACTCTCAGAGGGAACTGACAAAGTGCTATCTCTTTTATATACTATCCTAACTCCC